The sequence CGAGGCTTTCAGGAAATGTATTTCGAGGGTCGTAACTCCTCCACTTACTGGGATGGCTACACATCGCAATTCCAAGCACTGGGTGCTGCCTATGGCATCGATTCGCGGAGCTTGAGCGACCTGGAAACCTTCAAGGCAGCGGTGTCTGAGTTCCTAGCGAGTGGAAAGCCGATGCTGCTTGAGGTATTGATGCCAGATGCGCGAGAGTGCCGACCACGTCTGGAGTTCGGCCGTCCCATCAACGAACAGTCGCCGCTACTGGAGCTGGGTCAATGAGACTCGCCATCCTAGGAGCGAGCAGCCATATCGCCAAGGACCTGATAGCCAGCATTCCGTCGACGACTTATCAGTGCACCCTGTTCGTCCGCGCGTCCAGCACGTTGGATGCCGAGCTTCAAGAGACTGCGGCGCGCAAGGGGTTTGCCGTCGTCACCTACGACAGTTTTGATGATAGCGACCAGTTCGACGCGATCATCAATTTCGTTGGCGTAGGCGATCCGGCCAGAGCGTTACAAATGGGTCAAGCCATTTTTACCGTCACCGAACACTATGACAACTTTGCCTTGGCCTATCTGCGCAGCCACCCTGAGTGCAAATACATCTATCTCAGTAGCGGCGCCGCCTATGGTTCCAATTTTGCAGCCCCGGTCACAGAGACCTCGACGGCAGTTTTTCCAATCAATGCCCTATTGCCCCAGCACTGGTATGGCGCTGCCAAATTCCAGACTGAGTGTCGTCATCGAGCACTGCCGGATGCGGCTATCGTCGATGTTCGTGTATTCAGCTATTTCAGTCATCGTCAGGCGCGCGAGGCACGGTTCTTCCTTAGTGACATCCTAAGGGCACTGCATGCGGGGACGGTTCTGGAAGTTGCACCGGATGACATGCTGCGAGACTACCTTACCCCTGCTGACTTCATGCAGTTAATCGACCGAATACTGCAAGCGCCTGCATGCAACAGTGCTGTGGACTGTTACAGCCTCGCGCCCGTAGGGAAATTTGAGTTGCTCGCAGCTTTGGGCGAGCAG comes from Yersinia bercovieri ATCC 43970 and encodes:
- a CDS encoding NAD-dependent epimerase/dehydratase family protein, with the translated sequence MRLAILGASSHIAKDLIASIPSTTYQCTLFVRASSTLDAELQETAARKGFAVVTYDSFDDSDQFDAIINFVGVGDPARALQMGQAIFTVTEHYDNFALAYLRSHPECKYIYLSSGAAYGSNFAAPVTETSTAVFPINALLPQHWYGAAKFQTECRHRALPDAAIVDVRVFSYFSHRQAREARFFLSDILRALHAGTVLEVAPDDMLRDYLTPADFMQLIDRILQAPACNSAVDCYSLAPVGKFELLAALGEQFGLNFTIVGEQSQVNATGQKAHYYSYNRKAEQLFGYVPTDSSLSGVMHEIRQALHAED